A window from Schistosoma haematobium chromosome 1, whole genome shotgun sequence encodes these proteins:
- a CDS encoding hypothetical protein (EggNog:ENOG410VKSJ~COG:S), whose amino-acid sequence MKESYQRRCSLNHLSFFQNIFILINFVVIIVQEDNKDDDDDDDDDEEEEEEEKDHDVYVKIDIKLYTLGGELVKSPEMVKDHHFYVAAGSETYLSRDYGQPLPRLITASRKPTQKFLLVTMCGMATRTDNMSSTHSNRSTPISRTPITGTTTTTTTPYSYQHPNYLDKESLAATKIQAGYRGYCTRKKYGNLSLNSSSTSSNYNVTSNRQLYTTHQSPLRNNNDLENAATRIQASYRGYLTRKSLRDDNITQKYTPIKNVSYHHDKINRINENENDDIDGKVKAVTKIQAGYRGYKTRKSLAPLLHSQQNLLLSNKENQNYLEYKCINQDKPNNNHLHDLYNPELAAIKIQATYRGYKTRRQLTK is encoded by the exons ATGAAAGAAAGTTATCAAAGAAGATGTTCATTAAATCACCTTTCTTTTttccaaaatatttttattttgatcaactttgttgttattattgtccAAGAGGATAAtaaggatgatgatgatgatgatgatgatgatgaggaggaggaggaggaggagaaggaTCATGATGTTTATGTAAAGATTGATATTAA attaTATACACTTGGCGGTGAATTAGTTAAATCACCTGAAATGGTGAAAGATCATCATTTCTATGTTGCTGCAGGAAGTGAAACATATTTATCACGTGATTATGGACAACCATTACCTCGATTAATCACAGCAAGTAGAAAACCAACTCA GAAATTCCTCTTAGTTACAAtgtgtggtatggcaactcgaactgat aaTATGTCATCAACTCATTCGAATAGATCAACACCAATATCAAGAACACCTATCACCGgcaccaccaccacaacaacaacacctTACTCTTATCAACATCCTAACTATTTAGATAAAGAATCATTAGCTGCAACTAAAATTCAAGCTGGTTATCGTGGTTATTGTACACGTAAAAAATATGGTAATTTATCATTGAATTCTTCTTCAACATCATCAAATTATAATGTAACATCTAATAGACAATTATATACAACACATCAATCACcattaagaaataataatgatttagaGAATGCCGCCACACGAATACAAGCTAGTTATCGTGGTTATTTAACTAGAAAATCATTACGTGATGATAATATTACACAGAAATATACACCAATTAAAAATGTTTCTTATCATCATGATAAAATCAATAGAATTAATGAAAATGAGAACGATGATATTGATGGGAAAGTGAAAGCAGTCACTAAAATTCAAGCTGGTTATCGTGGTTATAAAACAAGAAAATCATTAGCCCCATTATTACATTCtcaacaaaatttattattatcaaataaagaaaatcaaaattatttagaaTATAAATGTATCAATCAAGATAaacctaataataatcatttacatGATTTATATAATCCTGAATTAGCTGCCATTAAAATACAAGCAACCTATCGTGGTTATAAAACTAGACGacaattaactaaataa
- a CDS encoding hypothetical protein (EggNog:ENOG410VKSJ~COG:S) has product MSSTHSNRSTPISRTPITGTTTTTTTPYSYQHPNYLDKESLAATKIQAGYRGYCTRKKYGNLSLNSSSTSSNYNVTSNRQLYTTHQSPLRNNNDLENAATRIQASYRGYLTRKSLRDDNITQKYTPIKNVSYHHDKINRINENENDDIDGKVKAVTKIQAGYRGYKTRKSLAPLLHSQQNLLLSNKENQNYLEYKCINQDKPNNNHLHDLYNPELAAIKIQATYRGYKTRRQLTK; this is encoded by the coding sequence ATGTCATCAACTCATTCGAATAGATCAACACCAATATCAAGAACACCTATCACCGgcaccaccaccacaacaacaacacctTACTCTTATCAACATCCTAACTATTTAGATAAAGAATCATTAGCTGCAACTAAAATTCAAGCTGGTTATCGTGGTTATTGTACACGTAAAAAATATGGTAATTTATCATTGAATTCTTCTTCAACATCATCAAATTATAATGTAACATCTAATAGACAATTATATACAACACATCAATCACcattaagaaataataatgatttagaGAATGCCGCCACACGAATACAAGCTAGTTATCGTGGTTATTTAACTAGAAAATCATTACGTGATGATAATATTACACAGAAATATACACCAATTAAAAATGTTTCTTATCATCATGATAAAATCAATAGAATTAATGAAAATGAGAACGATGATATTGATGGGAAAGTGAAAGCAGTCACTAAAATTCAAGCTGGTTATCGTGGTTATAAAACAAGAAAATCATTAGCCCCATTATTACATTCtcaacaaaatttattattatcaaataaagaaaatcaaaattatttagaaTATAAATGTATCAATCAAGATAaacctaataataatcatttacatGATTTATATAATCCTGAATTAGCTGCCATTAAAATACAAGCAACCTATCGTGGTTATAAAACTAGACGacaattaactaaataa